The window AACGAACTGGTCGGCAGCGGAATCGAGCGTCAGGCGAAGCATGTCGCTCAACGCCGTGATCATGGCGTCCGCTTTCTCTGCATCCTGATGCACCAGCTCCGCGATCACATTAAGGGTGTTAAAGAGAAAATGAGGCTGGAGCTGGCTTTTCAAAACTTCCAGGCGCGCCTGCGCGAGACTGGCTGAGCGCTGCTGATCGCGGCGGAAAAAAAGGACGGCGTGCGCTCCGCTAACGATCATCAAATAAATTGGCAACCCAAAGGTGACGACGTGAAACAGGTCAACCCAGGCGGGGCTCGGCCCGAAGTGAGGTGGTGCACCCGGAGGCGGAGGGGGCGGAGGCCGGGCTGGTCCGAAGTGGGGTGGTGGTGCGCCCGGAGGCGGCGGAGGCAGCGGCGCGGGCCGGAACAATGGATCGAAGAATGCCTGCCACCATTGGCAAAGAGCGACGACGAATGCGCAGCAGACAAGATGCAGCGGCACTCTGGTTTTCCAGCTCTGGCGATCAATCGGAAATCGGCGGACGAACCGGAAGATAATCGGGGTCAGAACCGCCCACGGCAGCCAATCGCGAATGCCAGGGCGGATTGTCATGGTCCAGGGGCCACCCGTATCCGCCGCCAGTTTTGCGCCGAGGACGAGCGGGACCACGCTCCATCCCAGAAAGGACCAGAGCCAGCTCTTCAACCAGGAAGCAAGACCATGCAGGAATCCGCCCGGCCGGCTTCGGATTGTGGAACTCCCGGCCGGAAACTCGCGGGTGCGGTTCCCGTTGCCGGCGCTGGAAGCAGATTTACGGGAGATCGTAGACTTCGATGAGGCCGATACCGGTGCCATTGTTAACCCCTGCCAGTAAGGCGGTGTAAGCGCCCGGCGGCAACGTTGCTACCAGGGCGGCTTCCAAATTGTTCGAAGGGGCGAGGCCTGCCGACGTGAGTTCGGCGGCTTGCGCAGTATCGTCTCCCCAATTGTTGTTTTGCAGGAGAACCGTGCCGTTGCTGTCGCGAAGCTCCAGAAGCGGATTCGCGAGAGCATTCGGGACGCCCACCGCGCCCAGACTGGGGCCGAGGCCTCGCACCACGACTTTGTCATTCCCGCTGTTGTTCCC is drawn from Chthoniobacterales bacterium and contains these coding sequences:
- a CDS encoding histidine kinase, with product MAPVSASSKSTISRKSASSAGNGNRTREFPAGSSTIRSRPGGFLHGLASWLKSWLWSFLGWSVVPLVLGAKLAADTGGPWTMTIRPGIRDWLPWAVLTPIIFRFVRRFPIDRQSWKTRVPLHLVCCAFVVALCQWWQAFFDPLFRPAPLPPPPPGAPPPHFGPARPPPPPPPGAPPHFGPSPAWVDLFHVVTFGLPIYLMIVSGAHAVLFFRRDQQRSASLAQARLEVLKSQLQPHFLFNTLNVIAELVHQDAEKADAMITALSDMLRLTLDSAADQFVRLRREIDFVERYIAIMRVRLDERLDYKCEVAPALLDAMVPPFLLQPLVENAILHGIEPIPEGGVVTVRAWRAGDQLHLSVADNGVGLKAPPDREGIGLANTRARLQELFGNEAKISLTNGSGVTVEVTLPFRT